Below is a window of Desertifilum tharense IPPAS B-1220 DNA.
TAACTTTAGCGGCTGGATGTCGCGGTGGACTGATTGACATTTGGCGCTGCGAGGTGGGTGAGGAATAGAAGAGAGAGGAATTCTGACCTGGGCTAGGCGCACTATAGGGGCAAGAGCGCTTAAAATCGAGGGGGGTAGTTGGTTCGAGCTTCCATGCAACCTGAACTTAAATATTCTCGTTTACCAAGGGTTCCTTTAGGGCGGCGCGTTGCTGCATTTGCGATTGACTTCTTCCTGGTGGGAATTGCGAGTTCCATCGTCAGTGGGGGGATGTCGAGGATATTGTTTTTGCTGCTGTGGTTTGGGATGCGCGTTTTTTATGTGGCGACCAATCGCGGGCAGAGTGTCGGGCGCTATGCTTTGGACATTAAGCTAGTGGATGCGCGGTCGATCAAAATTCCCTTACTCACCGACTTGGCGAAGCGGGAGGGACTTTTGGGGATAGAGGCGATGCTGGCTTGGACTGGGTTTGTCTCCCTGAGTCCGACTAGCGCTTGGGCGATTTTGTTAATGATCCCTTTAGCGGTGGATTGCGGTTTTGCGTTCGCTGACTTGGATGTGCGCGAGGCGTTTCACGATCGCATTGCTTCCACTATTCTCTTACAATCGCGGCGCGGTTATTCCCTCGACCTGAAAGTCAAGCTATTGCTTGATCAAATCAATATGCGTATGCGAAAATGAAGGTTTGTGTTGAATAGCTGTCTAAAAATTGTTGAGCGTGTAGACATATGGCTAAGAATAAAGGCGTTCGCATCATTGTGACGCTGGAATGTACGGAGTGTCGGACAAACCCCGATAAGCGATCGCCCGGAGTTTCCCGATACACCACGACGAAGAACCGCCGCAACACCACGGCAAGACTAGAATTGAACAAGTTCTGCACCCATTGCAACAAGCATACGGTTCACAAAGAAACCAAATAAGCCTCTAAGCGAGGTGAACTGCTGTCCTTGCTGAGTGTCCCTCAGCTTAAACCCAAAGGACAACCTATTTACCCCAATCTGACCACACCCATCGCGGATTACTATCACTATGACTGCTTATTACCGTCGCCGCGTTTCTCCGATTAAACCGGGTGACGCTATTGATTACAAAGACGTTGACTTGCTGCGGAAATTTGTCACCGAACGGGGTAAAATTCTGCCCCGGCGGATCACCGGACTCACCGCCAAACAGCAAAGAGATTTGACCCTGGCGATCAAACGCGCCCGGATCTTAGCGCTGTTACCGTTTGTCAACAAAGAGGGATAAGAGGCAAAGAGATTTTGGATTGAACATTTTAGTACCATTGGGTGGGAGGCTAAAGCCTTCACCTCATACAATAAGGTCAAGACTTAAACTCCCGCCTTCAACTCCAAAATCTCACCTCGAATAATCAGCCCGTGGATAAAGGAACGCTAGTTGAATTTCGGTTACATGGCGATCGCCGTCTTGCTGTAGTCGATCGTCCGGAAGGTAAAAAGAACTGGATCGTAGTTGACGAACGCGGTCAATCTCATACGATCCATCCGCGCCAAGTCACCTATGAAGTTCAAGGACAAACGTATAAACCGACTGAAATTCCACGTTTCTTAAAAGAAGTTGAAAATTATTTAGACCCCTCTAGCCTAGAAGTTGCCTGGGAACTCCTGGTTGAAGATGGGGAAACCGTCGATCCAGCAGCGATGGCCCAACTGTTATTTTCCGACACCAGCCCGCCCCTCGCCTACGCCGCCCACTGCTTGCTGTTTGACGATAAAATTTACTTTAAACAAAAAGGCGAAGCCTACGAACCGCGTAGCGTCACCCTAGTTGCAGAACTTAAGCACCAGCAAGAAGTTGCTCGCCTCAAGCAACAAGAATCTCAAGAATTGTTCTCCCGGATACAATGCGCCTTAGCGGGAGAAAAGGTAGAGTGGACGAATAGCGATCGCGCTCGCTTAGATGCTTTAGAGCGCTATGCTGTTTTTGGTGAAGAAGCCACCCACCGCACTCCTGCCCTAGAAATCTTGAGTGCGCTAGGACGGCCCAACACGCCTCAAGCCGCAATGGATTTACTAATTGAGTTGCAATTGTGGACGCCCCATGAAAACCTGTTCCTGCGGCGGAGTCAAATTCCAACTCAGTTCTCTCATAAGGTGCTGGAAGTGGCCCAAGCCTGCTTAATCTCTCCCCCGATCGATCCGGACACCCATCGCTTGGATCTAACTCATCTCAAGGTTTACACCATTGACGATGAGAGTACCCAAGAAATTGACGACGGTTTGAGTCTCGAAACCTTACCGGATGGTCAGCAACGGCTGTGGATACACATCGCCGACCCCACGCGCTGGCTATCCCCAGGAGACGAACTCGACCTCGAAGCGCGACGCCGGGGAACCACCGTCTATTTACCGACAGGGATGATCTCCATGTTCCCCTCGGACTTAGCCACCGGGCCGATGAGTTTAAAACAGGGTAAAACTTGCTGCGCCCTCAGCTTTGGCGTCACCTTAGATGCAGCAGGCGCGATCGCCGACTATACCCTCCACGCCAGCTTAATTAAACCCACCTACCGCCTCACCTACGACGACGTAGACGAAATCTTAGAATTAGGCGTCCCCGGAGAAGCCGAAATTATGGCGATCGCCGCTAGCGCCCAACTCCGCAAACAATGGCGGCGTTCCCAAGGAGCCATCAGCATTTCCATGCCAGAGGCTTCGATTAAGGTGTACGAGGACGAGATCACGATCGCCGTTTTAACCGACTCCCAGGCGCGGCAATTGGTCGCAGAAATGATGATCTTAGCCGGGGAAGTCGCCGCCCGCTATTCCCAAGTCAACAACGTCCCGGTTCCCTTCCGCACCCAACCCCAACCCGAACTTCCCCCCGAAGAAGAACTGATGCAACTGCAAGCCGGCCCCGTCCGCGCTTGTGCGATCCGGCGCTGTATGCCCAAAAGCGAAATGAGCATTACCCCGGCGCGTCACGCGAGTTTAGCCTTAGAAGGCTATACCCAAGTCACCTCCCCCATCCGCCGCTACACCGACCTACTTGCCCATTTTCAGCTAAAAGCGCATCTGCGGGGCGACCCACTCCCCTTTACTGGAGAACAGCTTCAAGAACTGATGATGAGTGTCACTTCCACCACCCAAGAGGCGGTGTTAGTCGAACGCCAAACCAACCGCTACTGGGGGTTAGAATTCCTGCGCCGCCATTCTGATGAAGTGTGGCAGGGGTTAGTGTTGCGTTGGTTGCGCGAACATGAGAATCTGGCGCTGGTTTTATTAGAAGAATTGGGCCTAGAAATGGCGATGCGCTTTAACAACCCCGTTCAACCCGGCGATCGCATTGAACTCAAAGTCACCTACGCCGATCCGCGCCAGGATGTGGTTCACTTCCAACACTTACTAGAAACTGCTACCCAAACCGCCTAATCTTCGCTCTGGAGAGGGAAAAAATGGACTAAGCTAAAGAACTAAAGACTTCATCATATCTCGATCGGTCAGCCGTTTATGAACAGTCCTTTTCTGCAACGCCTCCACAGTCCCGAACGTCCTGTCATCGTTTTTGACGGCGCAATGGGAACCAACATCCAAACCCAAAACCTTACAGCAGAAGACTTTGGCGGGCCGCAGTATGAAGGCTGTAACGAATATCTGATTTACACCAAACCCGAAGCCATTGAGAAAGTCCATCGCGACTTTTTGGCGGCGGGTGCAGATGTGATTGAAACCGATACCTTTGGTGCAACCGCCTTAGTCTTAGCCGAATATGACCTGGGGGATAAGGCTTACGACCTGAATAAAAAAGCGGCCGAACTGGCGAAACGGGTTGCGGTGGAATTTTCTACCCCAGAGAAACCCCGCTTCGTTGCAGGTTCCATCGGGCCGACGACTAAACTTCCCACCCTGGGACATATCGATTTTGACACGATGCAAGCCAACTTCGCCGAACAAGCAGAAGGCTTGTATGACGGCGGAGTCGATTTATTTATTATTGAAACTTGCCAAGATGTGCTGCAAATTAAAGCAGCCTTGAATGGCGTTGAGGAAGTGTTGCAAAGAAAAGGCGATCGCCGTCCGATCATGGTATCGGTGACAATGGAAGTTCAGGGGACCATGCTGGTGGGTTCCGAAATTAGCGCCGCCTTAACCATCCTCGAACCCTATAAAATTGATATCCTCGGCCTCAACTGCGCCACCGGGCCCGACCGGATGGCCGAACATATTAAATATTTGTGCGAACATTCCCCCTTTGTCGTCTCCTGTATCCCCAACGCGGGTTTACCGGAAAATATCGGCGGACACGCGCATTACAAGCTGACACCGATGGAACTCCGCATGGCCTTGCATCGGTTTGTGGAAGACTGGGGAGTTCAAGTGATTGGCGGTTGCTGCGGAACCCGTCCCGAACATATCCAGCAACTGGCGGAAATTTCCCAAACTCTGCATCCCAAACAACGCCAGCCGGAACACGAACCTTCAGCCGCCTCAATTTACAGTTCCCAACCCTACACCCAAGATAATTCCTTCCTAATCGTTGGCGAACGCCTCAACGCCAGCGGATCGAAAAAATGCCGGGATATGCTAAACGCCGAAGACTGGGATGGCCTTGTCTCCTTGGCGAAAGCGCAAGTCCGCGAAGGGGCCCATGTTCTAGATGTCAACGTGGACTATGTGGGACGCGATGGCGTCAAAGATATGCACGAACTCGTCTCCCGCCTGGTGACGAACGTAACCTTACCCCTGATGCTAGACTCCACCGAATGGGAAAAAATGGAGGCGGGTTTAAAGGTCGCCGGGGGGAAATGCATCCTCAACTCCACCAACTACGAAGACGGCGAACCGCGCTTTCTCAAGGTGTTGGAACTCGCGAAGAAGTATGGCGCGGCGGTGGTCGTCGGAACCATTGACGAAGAGGGGATGGCGCGAACGGCCGATCGGAAGTTTGCGATCGCCCAACGCGCCTATCGCCAAGCGGTAGAATATGGTATCCCCGGTCATGAAATCTTCTTTGACCCCCTCGCCCTTCCCATTTCCACTGGGATTGAGGAAGATCGAGAAAACGGGAAAGCCACCATTGAAGCCATTCGCCGCATTCGAGAAAATCTCCCCGGCTGTCATATCCTCCTCGGCGTTTCCAATATTTCTTTTGGTTTAAACCCCGCCGCCAGAATTACCCTCAACTCCATGTTCCTCCATGAAGCGATGGCGGTGGGGTTAGATAGCGCCATCGTTAGCGCCAGTAAAATCTTACCCGTCGCCAAGATTGAACCCGAACATCAAGAAGTTTGTCGCCAGTTAATTTACGACCAACGGGAATATGATGCCAATGGGGTTTGCATTCATGACCCCCTCGCCAAGTTAACCACACTCTTTGAAGGCAAAACTGCCAAACGGGAAGCCGGAATTGATGAAAATCTCCCGGTAGAAGAACGCCTCAAACAGCATATTATCGACGGCGAACGCATTGGCCTTGAAGACCAACTCAAAAAAGCCTTAGAACAATATCCTCCCCTAGAAATTATCAATACTTTCTTACTCGATGGGATGAAAGTGGTTGGCGAGTTGTTTGGTTCGGGCCAAATGCAACTTCCCTTCGTTCTCCAATCGGCTGAAACCATGAAATCGGCGGTTGCGTATCTCGAACCGTTCATGGAAAAGCAAGAATCGGGGAATAATTCTAAAGGAACGGTTGTGATTGCCACGGTTAAAGGCGATGTCCACGATATCGGGAAAAATCTCGTTGATATCATCCTTTCCAATAACGGCTATAAAGTCGTCAACCTTGGGATTAAACAACCCGTTGATAACATTATTGAAGCCTACGAACAACACCAAGCCGACTGTATCGCCATGAGTGGCCTGTTGGTGAAGTCTACCGCCTTCATGAAGGAGAACCTAGAAGTCTTCAACCAACGCGGGATCGCCGTTCCCGTGATTTTAGGCGGCGCGGCGTTAACCCCCAAATTCGTCCATGAAGATTGCCAAAACACCTACAAGGGACAGGTGATTTACGGTAAAGATGCCTTTGCTGACTTGCATTTCATGGATAAGTTAATGCCAGCCAAAGCCGCAGGCAAGTGGGATGATGGACAAGGCTTTTTAGATGAAACGGGAAATGGGTTTAAACCTGCTGTTGGAGTTAAGGAAGAAACTCAACCGACTCCACAGAACGCAGAACCCGCAGAACCAGAGGTTGAAGATACGCAACGTTCGGAAGCCGTCAGTTTAGAGATTGAACGGCCGACTCCGCCTTTCTGGGGAACGCAAGTCTTACAACCGGAAGACATTCCTTTAGCAGAGGTCTTTGGGTATTTAGACTTACAAGCTTTAATTGCTGGACAATGGCAATTCCGCAAACCCAAGGATCAAAGCCGCGAAGAATACGATAGTTTCTTGCAAGAAAAGGTTTATCCGATTTTAGAAGATTGGAAACAGCGGGTGGTTGCTGAAAATCTCTTGCATCCCCAAGTGGTCTATGGTTATTTCCCTTGTCAAGCAGAGGGGAATTCCTTACATTTATACGATCCCCAAGCCTATCCTGAAACCTTAAATCGGGCGATAACCTGGAAGTTTCCCCGCCAGAAGTCGATGCGACGCCTGTGTATTGCAGACTTCTTTGCTACCCAAGAATCGGGTATTGTGGATGTCTTCCCCATGCAGGCGGTGACGGTGGGGAATATTGCCACGGAGTTTGCTAAACAACTGTTTGAAGCCAATCAATATACTGATTATCTCTACTTCCACGGGTTGGCGGTACAGGTGGCGGAGGCGGTTGCAGAGTGGACTCATGCCAGAATTCGCCGCGAGTTGGGGTTAGCAGCCGATCCCGATAATATCCGCGATATCCTGGCGCAACGTTACCAAGGTTCGCGCTATAGCTTCGGTTATCCGGCTTGTCCGAATATTCAGGATCAATATCAGCAGTTGGCGCTATTAGGGGCCGAACGGATTAATTTGTACATGGATGAAAGCGAACAAATCTACCCCGAACAGTCCACAACCGCGATCGTAGCCTATCATCCTGCCGCGAAATATTTTAGCGCCTAGGAACGATTGTTTCCGTATTTTCACCGGGGAGAATTCATTTCTCCCTCGATCGTCTTTACAAAAACTTGATAATGCGATCGCCAAAACTTTAATCTTTCGGTTAAGCGCAATACAGCGCGATCGCTCTCCTTAGACAACGCCAAACACCGCAAGCGACCATCATGTCAGGGTTTGAGGAATTTTCAATTGAGAAATAAATTCCAGTTTTCCAGCCTCTAAGTCTTATCAGGAACCCGATTCTTTCTTCATATCAGACTGAGGAAATTGACTAGATCGAGCTTAAAATTTCGTAATTCTTCCCTAGGGAGGATCTAGGACTCAAAACTCGCTCGGTAAATTAGACCGAAGACGAGAGCGTTCTCGAACGTAAATTTACAGCGATTCACAGCCAGCGCGTTTCATCGATCTCGAATCGAGGGAACTGCTCGGTCTGTTATCAGCCCCCTAAAGAGGTGAGAAGGTTACGATGAGAATAGCTTTTGTTGTCGGGCGGTTTCCCGTCCTTTCAGAGGCATTTATCCTGAATCAGATTATCGGCTTAATTGACCGAGGTCATGACGTAGATATCTATGCCCTTGAAGGATTTTCTGGCGAAGAAAAGGTTCATCCCGATGTCGAAAAGTACCATTTACTCGATCGCGCCTTCTATGCGCCGCAAGTTCCCGATAACTATATTTGGCGAACCCTAAAAGCCTTCGGTCTACTCGTCCGTCACGGATCGAAAGACCCGAAACTGTGTCTAAAAGCGCTCAATTTTTTTCAATATGGCAAGCGGGCCGCTTCCTTGAGAACGCTTTACACAACCATCCCCTTTCTGCAAAGTCAGCCTTACGATATCGTCCACTGTCAGTTTGGCACGTATGCGCTACAAGTCTTAGGCGCACATCAAATTGGCGCAGTTCAGGGTAAATTTGTATCTGCCTTTCGCGGCTATGACATTAGCTGGTACGTCAAAGAAAAAGGGGAAGAAGTTTATCGCGAACTGTTCGAGTATGCAGACTTCTTTTTAACCAACTGCAACTTCTTTCGGCGGCGCGTCATTAGCCTGGGGTGCGAACCGGAGAAAATTGTCGTTCACGGATCGGGGATTAATTGCAGCCGTTTTACCTTCAAACCGCGCCATTTCCCGGAAGATGGACGCATCCGCATTGCAACCACGGGCCGCTTAATCGAGAAAAAAGGCATTGAATATGCCATTCGGGCCGTTGCCCAACTTACTAAAACCTATCCCAATCTTGAATTCAATATTATTGGCGATGGGTATCTGCGGGAATCCTTTGAACAACTGATCCAAGACTTAGGCGTGACAGACAGCGTGAAACTCCTGGGTTGGCGGCAGCAACAAGAACTGATCGAAATTTTAGATCGATCGCACATCTTTGTAGCCCCTAGCGTCACGGCCGCCGACGGCAACCAGGATGCACCCGTCAACACTCTCAAAGAAGCGATGGCGATGGGTTTACCCGTGATTGGCACCTACCACGGGGGTATCCCAGAACTGATTGAAGAGGGCGTATCGGGTTACTTAGTCCCCGAACGCGATGCTGATGCGATCGCCCTCAAACTTCAACAACTCATCGACCATCCGCAAAACTGGCCCGCAATGGGTCAAGCAGGACGGCGCTATGTCGAACAACACTACGACATGAACCAACTCAACGATGAGTTAGTAGAACTTTACCAAAGCCTGATCCAGCCCCAGAACCCGGCGCTTGTCCGCGACTTAATTTCCACGGCAAGCCGTTAACTCCCCCGAACTCACAAACGGAGTGACCTAATATGACTCAACCTCTTGTAACCCTTGTGGTGGTTCCCCGCGAACGCTTTAGTTGCGCCCGCGAATCCTTAGAGAGTATTTACGAACATACCACCCTCCCCTTTAACCTGGTTTACGTCGATGGCAACTCTCCCCCCAAAGTCCAGCGCTATCTGCAAGAAAAAGCCCAGGAAAAAGGCTTCCAACTGATTCGCACCTCCTACTACCTCTCCCCCAACCGCGCCCGCAACATTGGGTTAAGCGAAGTTAAAACCCGTTACCTCGTTTTTGTCGATAACGACGTAATTGTCAGTCCGGGCTGGTTAGAAGCCCTGGTAGACTGTGCAGAACAGACAAACGCCAGCGTTGTTGGCCCGTTAATGTGTCAATACTTGCCCCTGCATGAAATTGTCCACTTCGCGGGCGGCGAGTCGCGCGTGATCGTCGATAAAACGGGGCGTCGCCGGATGCGGGAAAAAATGTACAAACAGGGTCAGCGCGTCGCCGATGTTCGCCCGCAATTGCAACGCCACCAAACCGAGTTAGCGGAATTCCATTGCGTCTTAGTCCGTACCGAACTCTTCCAAAAAATCGGCTTCCTCGATGAGGAAATGGTGAATACCAAAGAACACCTCGATTTCTGCATGACAGTAGCCGAAGCGGGAGGTAGCATTTACTTTGAACCCGACTCGCTGGTGACGTATGTCCCCGGCCCGCCGTTAGAAGCCAGCGATTTTCACTACTATATGCTGCGCTGGAGTAACGCCTGGACGCTGCAAAGCCTAGAACGGATGCGCGAGAAGTGGGGCCTTGCAGAGGATGGTTATTTCCAAACCAAATACAAAGGTTTAGGGTGGCGGCGTCGCGATTCCATTGTTCGCCCCTTTGTGGAATGGGTGATGAGACGACCCAGCGGACGTTTAGAAGATTTATTGATGCGGTTTGAAGCGCCCTTCAATCGCTTTTTAACCGACCGCTACGCCAAGCAACTGGCCAAACAACCCGCCCCACAAAAGTTGCCCCAATCTCCAGCAGCGGAAAAAACCACTGCCACTGTCGCTTAATCGCCCATTATTCACATTAATGCCAAGGAATTACAACATTATGCCCCAGGAGGTTATTTATACGCCCCGCAGTCGGATGAGAAGCCCTTTGTTTCTTTTTCGGCAGATGTGGCGGGATTTGTTGGCTTCGCGAGAACTCGCTTGGCGGCTGATGGTTCGCGATATTAGCGCTCAATATCGTCAATCCTTTTTTGGGGTGGCTTGGGCATTTTTACCCCCAATTGTCATGGCTGCGGGTTTCACCTTAGCCGGAGAAGCCAATGTGATTAATGTGGGGGAAACAGATATTCCCTATCCCGCCTATGTGATGTTTAGTACGGCCCTCTGGCAAACCTTTGTTGAGGCTTTAAATGGGCCGGTGTTAGCAGTGACGGAAGCTAAACCGATGCTGTCGCGGGTGAATTTTCCCAGGGAGGCGATTATTTTAGCCAAGTTGGGAGAAGTTTTATTTAATTTTTCGATCAAGCTGATTTTAATTGTTGGCTTATTTATCTGGTTTCGAGTGCCCATCAGTTGGACGATTCTGATTGCACCCGTTGCGCTTATTCACTTGATTTTGTTAGGCACTTTATTCGGCGTGTTGTTGGCTCCTTTGGGGGCGCTGTATAAGGATGTTTCCAAGGGAATCACAATTTTAACGGGGTTTTGGTTGTTTATCACGCCTGTCATTTATCCAGTTCCTAGCGGTGGCTTATTTGGAACGTTGGTGAGGCTTAATCCTGTAACGCCTTTGTTGGTGACAACGCGAGAATTAGCAACGGCAGAAACCCTTTCCGACCCCGTAAGCTTTTGGGTGGTGAGTGCTTTAACGTTAATCGGTTTGTTTTTAACTTGGTTGGCGTTTCGGTTAGCAATGCCATTTGTTATTGAACGCATGAGTTCCTAAGCGTCAAGCTTGGGTTTTCAATCAGTTAAAAGGTTTGGGTTAGGGGGAGGTTAACTAGAAAGGTTCAGAACAACGTAGAGGTTAAGTTAATGATGTCTAAGCTAGTTTCAATCGTTATTCCCTGCTATAACGCTCAAAAATGGATAGGTGCAGCTATTGAAAGTTGCTTGAATCAAACTTACTCGAATATTGAGGTGATTGTTGTTGATGATGGTTCGAGCGATCGCAGTTTGGAAGTCATTAAAAAATATGGCGATCGCATTCGCTGGGAAACGGGACAAAATCGCGGTGGAAATTACGCTCGCAATCGCGGTTTTGCCTTATCCCAAGGCGATTATATCCAATTTTTAGATGCCGATGATACCTTACTGCCTCAGAAAATAGAACAGCAGGTTCGCTGTTTAGAAGAAACGCAAGCTGATGTCGCCTATAGCGACTGGCGCTACCAGTTTCATCAGCCCGATGGAGAAATTGAATGGGGTAAAATTCAAGTCTGCGGCCCCAAGAGCGATTTTCTAGAAACTCTCCTTTCAAATGACCGTTGGACGCCCATCATTTGCACGCTCTTTACTAGAGAAATTGTCGAACGTAGTGGCGGCTGGGATGAAGATTTAGAAGCTGCTCAAGATCGAGATTTCTTATTTGCAACTGCTTTTGCTGACGCGCAATTTGCCTATAGTCCAGGTTGTCATTCTCTCTATCGCCGATATGGGAATGTTACAGTTTCTTCTAAATCAAAAGGACGCTGGTTAAACAACCATTGTGCGGTAATGAAAAAAGCCGAAAATCGCCTAAAAGAATCGGGCAAGCTTTCCTGGCGCTATCGCCGAGCCTTAGCGAAAGCCTATTATGATATGGGGCGAGAATATCTTTACAGCGAATTTCCTCACCAATTACCGCACGCTAAATACTTGCGTCACCAGAAATCGCTAGAAGAAACCTTAAGGCTTTATCCCCCCTTTAGAGCGCGCGATC
It encodes the following:
- a CDS encoding glycosyltransferase, whose amino-acid sequence is MMSKLVSIVIPCYNAQKWIGAAIESCLNQTYSNIEVIVVDDGSSDRSLEVIKKYGDRIRWETGQNRGGNYARNRGFALSQGDYIQFLDADDTLLPQKIEQQVRCLEETQADVAYSDWRYQFHQPDGEIEWGKIQVCGPKSDFLETLLSNDRWTPIICTLFTREIVERSGGWDEDLEAAQDRDFLFATAFADAQFAYSPGCHSLYRRYGNVTVSSKSKGRWLNNHCAVMKKAENRLKESGKLSWRYRRALAKAYYDMGREYLYSEFPHQLPHAKYLRHQKSLEETLRLYPPFRARDRKLSYRLIQKTLGIRRAEMTSYYTTRFKMWLKEQKGNWVPQSLLESNWSQSSLAEVPED
- a CDS encoding glycosyltransferase, with the protein product MRIAFVVGRFPVLSEAFILNQIIGLIDRGHDVDIYALEGFSGEEKVHPDVEKYHLLDRAFYAPQVPDNYIWRTLKAFGLLVRHGSKDPKLCLKALNFFQYGKRAASLRTLYTTIPFLQSQPYDIVHCQFGTYALQVLGAHQIGAVQGKFVSAFRGYDISWYVKEKGEEVYRELFEYADFFLTNCNFFRRRVISLGCEPEKIVVHGSGINCSRFTFKPRHFPEDGRIRIATTGRLIEKKGIEYAIRAVAQLTKTYPNLEFNIIGDGYLRESFEQLIQDLGVTDSVKLLGWRQQQELIEILDRSHIFVAPSVTAADGNQDAPVNTLKEAMAMGLPVIGTYHGGIPELIEEGVSGYLVPERDADAIALKLQQLIDHPQNWPAMGQAGRRYVEQHYDMNQLNDELVELYQSLIQPQNPALVRDLISTASR
- a CDS encoding ABC transporter permease, with translation MPQEVIYTPRSRMRSPLFLFRQMWRDLLASRELAWRLMVRDISAQYRQSFFGVAWAFLPPIVMAAGFTLAGEANVINVGETDIPYPAYVMFSTALWQTFVEALNGPVLAVTEAKPMLSRVNFPREAIILAKLGEVLFNFSIKLILIVGLFIWFRVPISWTILIAPVALIHLILLGTLFGVLLAPLGALYKDVSKGITILTGFWLFITPVIYPVPSGGLFGTLVRLNPVTPLLVTTRELATAETLSDPVSFWVVSALTLIGLFLTWLAFRLAMPFVIERMSS
- the rpsR gene encoding 30S ribosomal protein S18, whose amino-acid sequence is MTAYYRRRVSPIKPGDAIDYKDVDLLRKFVTERGKILPRRITGLTAKQQRDLTLAIKRARILALLPFVNKEG
- the metH gene encoding methionine synthase, which produces MNSPFLQRLHSPERPVIVFDGAMGTNIQTQNLTAEDFGGPQYEGCNEYLIYTKPEAIEKVHRDFLAAGADVIETDTFGATALVLAEYDLGDKAYDLNKKAAELAKRVAVEFSTPEKPRFVAGSIGPTTKLPTLGHIDFDTMQANFAEQAEGLYDGGVDLFIIETCQDVLQIKAALNGVEEVLQRKGDRRPIMVSVTMEVQGTMLVGSEISAALTILEPYKIDILGLNCATGPDRMAEHIKYLCEHSPFVVSCIPNAGLPENIGGHAHYKLTPMELRMALHRFVEDWGVQVIGGCCGTRPEHIQQLAEISQTLHPKQRQPEHEPSAASIYSSQPYTQDNSFLIVGERLNASGSKKCRDMLNAEDWDGLVSLAKAQVREGAHVLDVNVDYVGRDGVKDMHELVSRLVTNVTLPLMLDSTEWEKMEAGLKVAGGKCILNSTNYEDGEPRFLKVLELAKKYGAAVVVGTIDEEGMARTADRKFAIAQRAYRQAVEYGIPGHEIFFDPLALPISTGIEEDRENGKATIEAIRRIRENLPGCHILLGVSNISFGLNPAARITLNSMFLHEAMAVGLDSAIVSASKILPVAKIEPEHQEVCRQLIYDQREYDANGVCIHDPLAKLTTLFEGKTAKREAGIDENLPVEERLKQHIIDGERIGLEDQLKKALEQYPPLEIINTFLLDGMKVVGELFGSGQMQLPFVLQSAETMKSAVAYLEPFMEKQESGNNSKGTVVIATVKGDVHDIGKNLVDIILSNNGYKVVNLGIKQPVDNIIEAYEQHQADCIAMSGLLVKSTAFMKENLEVFNQRGIAVPVILGGAALTPKFVHEDCQNTYKGQVIYGKDAFADLHFMDKLMPAKAAGKWDDGQGFLDETGNGFKPAVGVKEETQPTPQNAEPAEPEVEDTQRSEAVSLEIERPTPPFWGTQVLQPEDIPLAEVFGYLDLQALIAGQWQFRKPKDQSREEYDSFLQEKVYPILEDWKQRVVAENLLHPQVVYGYFPCQAEGNSLHLYDPQAYPETLNRAITWKFPRQKSMRRLCIADFFATQESGIVDVFPMQAVTVGNIATEFAKQLFEANQYTDYLYFHGLAVQVAEAVAEWTHARIRRELGLAADPDNIRDILAQRYQGSRYSFGYPACPNIQDQYQQLALLGAERINLYMDESEQIYPEQSTTAIVAYHPAAKYFSA
- a CDS encoding ribonuclease catalytic domain-containing protein; protein product: MDKGTLVEFRLHGDRRLAVVDRPEGKKNWIVVDERGQSHTIHPRQVTYEVQGQTYKPTEIPRFLKEVENYLDPSSLEVAWELLVEDGETVDPAAMAQLLFSDTSPPLAYAAHCLLFDDKIYFKQKGEAYEPRSVTLVAELKHQQEVARLKQQESQELFSRIQCALAGEKVEWTNSDRARLDALERYAVFGEEATHRTPALEILSALGRPNTPQAAMDLLIELQLWTPHENLFLRRSQIPTQFSHKVLEVAQACLISPPIDPDTHRLDLTHLKVYTIDDESTQEIDDGLSLETLPDGQQRLWIHIADPTRWLSPGDELDLEARRRGTTVYLPTGMISMFPSDLATGPMSLKQGKTCCALSFGVTLDAAGAIADYTLHASLIKPTYRLTYDDVDEILELGVPGEAEIMAIAASAQLRKQWRRSQGAISISMPEASIKVYEDEITIAVLTDSQARQLVAEMMILAGEVAARYSQVNNVPVPFRTQPQPELPPEEELMQLQAGPVRACAIRRCMPKSEMSITPARHASLALEGYTQVTSPIRRYTDLLAHFQLKAHLRGDPLPFTGEQLQELMMSVTSTTQEAVLVERQTNRYWGLEFLRRHSDEVWQGLVLRWLREHENLALVLLEELGLEMAMRFNNPVQPGDRIELKVTYADPRQDVVHFQHLLETATQTA
- a CDS encoding glycosyltransferase family 2 protein; the protein is MTQPLVTLVVVPRERFSCARESLESIYEHTTLPFNLVYVDGNSPPKVQRYLQEKAQEKGFQLIRTSYYLSPNRARNIGLSEVKTRYLVFVDNDVIVSPGWLEALVDCAEQTNASVVGPLMCQYLPLHEIVHFAGGESRVIVDKTGRRRMREKMYKQGQRVADVRPQLQRHQTELAEFHCVLVRTELFQKIGFLDEEMVNTKEHLDFCMTVAEAGGSIYFEPDSLVTYVPGPPLEASDFHYYMLRWSNAWTLQSLERMREKWGLAEDGYFQTKYKGLGWRRRDSIVRPFVEWVMRRPSGRLEDLLMRFEAPFNRFLTDRYAKQLAKQPAPQKLPQSPAAEKTTATVA
- the rpmG gene encoding 50S ribosomal protein L33 codes for the protein MAKNKGVRIIVTLECTECRTNPDKRSPGVSRYTTTKNRRNTTARLELNKFCTHCNKHTVHKETK
- a CDS encoding RDD family protein — encoded protein: MQPELKYSRLPRVPLGRRVAAFAIDFFLVGIASSIVSGGMSRILFLLLWFGMRVFYVATNRGQSVGRYALDIKLVDARSIKIPLLTDLAKREGLLGIEAMLAWTGFVSLSPTSAWAILLMIPLAVDCGFAFADLDVREAFHDRIASTILLQSRRGYSLDLKVKLLLDQINMRMRK